A window of Xiphophorus hellerii strain 12219 chromosome 7, Xiphophorus_hellerii-4.1, whole genome shotgun sequence contains these coding sequences:
- the cdk5r2b gene encoding cyclin-dependent kinase 5 activator 2b, translating to MGTVLSISPSSKKASIMDTEAAGDGLKNDKSLKRHSMFVSLSWKKLVANSTKKSAKKVTPNPLPSSQVAHLNSENVRKTHQTEERKPKAPIPVPVPTVPTQNSDSVVQNGRLSTAQKQPSNFSLLSPRRIVIQASTGELLRCLGDFLCRRCYKLKELNSGDIVLWFRNIDRTLLIQGWQDIGFITPANVVFVYLLCQEAITESVSSAAELQGTFQTCLYLAYSYMGNEISYPLKPFIIDSNKDVFWETSLRIIDRLSNKMLQLNADPHFFTEVFQDLKNQRDSSESSLDR from the coding sequence ATGGGCACCGTTCTCTCTATATCTCCTTCCTCAAAGAAGGCATCTATAATGGACACGGAGGCTGCAGGAGACGGATTAAAAAACGATAAGAGCCTCAAACGCCACTCAATGTTCGTGTCCCTCTCCTGGAAGAAGCTGGTGGCCAATTCGACCAAGAAGAGCGCGAAGAAAGTGACCCCGAACCCGCTGCCGTCCAGCCAAGTGGCCCACCTCAACAGCGAGAACGTCAGGAAGACGCACCAAACCGAGGAAAGGAAGCCAAAAGCGCCCATCCCAGTCCCGGTACCCACGGTACCCACGCAGAACAGCGACAGCGTGGTCCAAAACGGGAGACTGTCCACGGCTCAGAAGCAACCCAGCAACTTCTCTCTGCTGTCACCCCGGCGGATTGTTATCCAGGCGTCAACCGGGGAGCTGCTTCGCTGTTTGGGGGACTTCTTGTGCCGCAGGTGTTACAAACTGAAAGAGTTAAACAGCGGGGATATTGTCCTCTGGTTCCGAAACATTGACCGGACTCTTTTGATCCAGGGCTGGCAGGACATTGGCTTCATCACGCCGGCCAACGTGGTGTTCGTGTACCTGCTGTGCCAGGAGGCGATCACGGAGAGCGTAAGCAGCGCGGCCGAGCTGCAGGGCACCTTCCAGACCTGCCTCTACCTGGCATACTCCTACATGGGCAACGAGATCTCCTACCCGCTCAAGCCATTCATCATCGACTCAAACAAGGACGTTTTCTGGGAGACGTCGCTCCGGATCATCGACCGGCTGAGCAACAAGATGCTCCAGCTGAACGCGGACCCGCACTTTTTCACCGAGGTTTTCCAGGACCTGAAAAACCAGCGCGATTCCAGCGAGTCCAGCTTGGACCGCTGA